A part of Dehalogenimonas sp. W genomic DNA contains:
- a CDS encoding SIMPL domain-containing protein, with the protein MNKKFLVLLSAVMLVALGLGAAGCAATPAATGNNQQSGIWVSGNGKVSVTPDTANISLGVQVEAVNLSDANQQTADAMDAVIAVVKAHGVPDKDIKTQGFSVYPVYDYDKDTGRSFIRGYQVSNTVEVKVRVIDQTGSVIDAAVAAGGNAVRVNNIYFSIDDLAGAQDDARELALLDAKAKAEQIARVTGVSLGKVTYVAETSSGGARVEAPAFDNKEGSVTPILPGETAVTVTVQVIYNIK; encoded by the coding sequence ATGAACAAGAAATTTCTGGTGTTGCTCTCGGCAGTAATGCTGGTGGCTCTCGGATTGGGCGCCGCCGGTTGCGCTGCTACGCCGGCTGCGACCGGCAACAATCAGCAATCTGGAATCTGGGTGAGCGGCAACGGCAAAGTGTCGGTAACCCCGGACACCGCCAATATCTCGCTTGGAGTCCAGGTGGAAGCGGTAAACTTGAGCGACGCCAACCAGCAGACTGCTGATGCCATGGACGCGGTAATTGCCGTCGTAAAAGCTCACGGAGTGCCAGACAAGGATATCAAAACTCAAGGCTTCAGCGTTTATCCGGTGTATGATTATGACAAGGATACCGGGCGAAGCTTTATCCGGGGTTATCAGGTTTCCAATACGGTTGAAGTTAAAGTTCGTGTCATTGACCAAACCGGTAGCGTTATTGACGCCGCAGTAGCCGCAGGCGGCAACGCCGTGCGGGTAAACAACATCTATTTCAGCATTGACGACCTGGCCGGGGCTCAGGATGATGCCCGCGAGCTGGCATTGCTGGATGCCAAGGCCAAGGCAGAGCAAATTGCCCGGGTAACCGGCGTCAGCCTGGGCAAGGTAACTTATGTCGCTGAAACCTCCAGCGGCGGTGCAAGAGTGGAAGCCCCTGCCTTTGACAACAAAGAAGGCTCCGTCACCCCAATCCTGCCCGGAGAAACTGCTGTGACTGTCACCGTTCAGGTTATCTATAATATCAAATAG